In the Bacillota bacterium genome, CGCCAAGTGCACTACGGTGAAGTCCTCTAGTTCCACATCACTGCAGTCATGGCACAGGACCTGAATCACATGGCTCAGGTTCAACCTTTCCAGCACCCGGCGAGCAGGCAGAATGCAATTCTCGTCTCTATCGATGACGGTGACCCGTGCCCCGGTATACTGGTGGAGCAAAATGGCACTAAAGGGACAGGGGCCACCGCCAGCACAAAGGATGTGATCCCTGGGTCCAATCTCTGCCAGGCGGACTTCCCTGCGAATGATATCCCGATAGTACAGGGCTATGAGCCAATAAACCAAG is a window encoding:
- a CDS encoding class I SAM-dependent methyltransferase produces the protein MNRWIVRFTQNIEYWAAANPLVYWLIALYYRDIIRREVRLAEIGPRDHILCAGGGPCPFSAILLHQYTGARVTVIDRDENCILPARRVLERLNLSHVIQVLCHDCSDVELEDFTVVHLAVQVSPLEQVLRRMRYQALPGTRLLVRTPKAKLQRLYGGCGACIDGTDCRAVCHRRTRNIDRTLLFVTEGAFSC